The following DNA comes from Rhodanobacter sp. AS-Z3.
TGCGATCGGTGACCTCATCTTGGCCGAACACCGGCGGACCCACCGGCAGGCGCTTCAGAATCGCCTGTTCCAGTTCTTTCAGACCCTGCTTTTTCAGCGCACTGATGTAATGGATTTCGTCATAGCTGTGCTTGGCCACCAGCTCGGTGACGAACGGCAGCATCACCGTCTTGTCCTTGTTGAGGTCGACCTTGTTGATCACCAGCAGGCGCGGCGAGGACTGCTCGACCAGCGCGGCGTAAAGTGCCTCGTCTTCATCGGTGAAGCGCCCGGCTTCGATCACCTGCACCACCAAGTCCACGTCGCTGATCGCTGAACGCGCCGCACGGTTCAGGCTGCGATTCATCGCACGCTTGGCGCCGCGATGCAGTCCGGGCGTGTCGACGTACATGATCTGCCCCGCATCATTGGTATTGATACCCAGGATGCGATGGCGGGTGGTCTGCGGCCGCGGGCTGATGATCGACAGGCGAAAACCGATCAGCGCGTTGAGCAGGGTCGACTTGCCGACGTTGGGGCGTCCGGCGAGCGCGACGGTGCCACAGCGAAAATCGTCGTGCGGCAGGCTGCCATCGGCAGAATCCAGTGGGTGCTTCATGACTGAGGTACTCGGCAAGTCGAATGGCAAATCAGGTGGCAAGTGTAGTGCTTTGCCGCAAGTGGCACGTTGCAGACGGCGCGGGTGTCCCGGCACCAGGCCAGGCCAGGTCGGGTCAGCGTCCCGTGCACAACGGAACCACGAATTCAGGCGGGGCGCTGTTGTTCCAGTAACTGGTTCAGCACGATCTCGGCGGCGTCCTGTTCGGCTGCTCGCCGGCTGCCGCCATGCGCCTCGGCGACGAACGCCACCGGCTCAACTATGGTGCAGGTGACATCGAACGTCTTGGCGTGGTCCTCGCCGCGGCTGGCCACCAGTTCGTACTGCGGCAACGGCAGCCCCTTGGCCTGCAGCCATTCCTGCAGCCGCGTCTTGGCGTCCTTGGACGAACGATGCAAGGCGGCAATACGCTCGGCGAACAATCCGCGCACGGTGGCGCGACACGCATCGAAGCCACCGTCCAGAAAAACTGCCGCGAGGGTCGCCTCGAAGGCGTCGGCAAGGATCGATTCGCGCCGGAACCCGCCGCTTTTCAATTCACCCGTGCCCAGTTTGAGGCCATCACCCAGCTCCAGCTCTCGCGCCACCACCGCCAGCGCCTGGCCGTTGACCAATTGTGCACGCAAGCGTGACAGCTCGCCTTCGCTGGCCTTGGGATGCACCTCATACAACATCTCGGCGATGATCGCGCCCAACAGCGCGTCACCGAGGAATTCCAGTCGCTCGTTATTGGGCTTGCCCATGCTGCGATGGGTCAGCGCCAGCTCGGCCAGCGCAGGGTCCCGGAAACGGTAATTCAGATCCAAAAGTCACTCACCCACATTGCCCTTGAGTGGAATGCTTTTCTCGAAATGCAGCAGGAAGTCGATGTTGTACATGAACGGAATATCCTTGTCGTAAGCCACCTGCAGATCGCTGGCGCCCCCGGCATTCTTCTTGATCGTGATGTCCTCGGGACGAACCACGGCATCGTCCACGTACTGGAAGTCCATCTTGCGCAACAAGTCGCGACGTACCTCGTCCAGCGACTTGCCCGTTGTGCCTTCGCTGGCCAGTTGATCCATCGCCTTGACCACACCCATGTATTCGGAATACGAAGGGACCAGTTTCATCGCCATGTAGGCAAAGAAAGCGACTATTCCCAGAATGAACAGGAACCCGATCAGGGTTACACCCGACTGCTTCGATTTCATAGTCCCCTCGCTATGCCGACTTTGCGGCTGGTTTTGCTGGTGAATGATGCGACTGCGCAACGGGCAGCTGAGCCGCCGTGCCGATTATGCCTGTGGATTCTCGCACTGTTGGCGATTATCTGTGCGACCCGTGGATCCGAACATGCCCCGACCTGCCAGCCTGCCCAGGCAAGCCCGCTCAATGGATGACCGTACCGATTCGGGAGAAGTCCACGCCACCGGTGCCCCAACCTTTCCAGCTCATCCAGATCAGGAAAGCCTTCCCGGCCAGGTTCTGTTCCGGCATGCAACCCCACCAGCGGCCGTCCAGACTGTCGTTGCGATTGTCACCCATGACCAGATAACACCCTGCAGGAACCTTGGACGGGACCCGGTCGTTCGGGATGGAGTTCGGCGTGTTGTACGCCGGCATGCGCGCGATCATGTGGTTCACCGAGCCCAGATGTTCGGTCCACACCGTAGCGCCCATGTTCAACATGATCTGGTCGACCGTGCGCTGCGGATTACCCACATAAGGACCGATGCGGTCCGCGGTGACGCGTTCGCCATTGACCAGCAGTTCGTCGCCATGCACATCAATGGTGTCGCCCGGCAGGCCGATCACGCGCTTGATCCAGTTCTGCGACGGCACCGGAGCATTTGGGTCGTTGCAGCTCATGTCGCCGCTGCGCACCAGCTTGCCGTCAACCGGGCACAGATAACCGGGGAAGCGGAACACCACCACGTCGCCGCGCTTCGGTTCACCCAGGCTGATCACTTTGTTGTTGAAGGCCGGCAGGCGCAGGCCATAGGCAAACTTGTTGACCAGGATGAAGTCACCCACATCCAGCGTCGGCATCATCGAACCAGACGGAATGCGAAACGGTTCGGCCACGAACGAGCGCAGCAGCAACACCACCAGCACTACCGGGAACAGCGAACGCGACCAGTCCACCACCACCGGGTCGTGATATTCGCTGCCCGCCGCGTCCAGTCGCGCCTTGCGCTGCTTGTACAGGAACAGGCGGTCCAGCCCCCAGATCACACCGAACACCACGGTGAGACCAAGCAGAATCGCCGAGAAATCAAAATCCATGTGCGGCTCCATTGAGAGCCGGGCTTCGGGATTCGGGGTTCAGGGCACGCGAAAGCCAGAGGCTGCGCGTCCCGAACCACGATCCAGCGGACCCGGCCAAAACTATTTGTCCACCCTGAGAACGGCAAGAAAGGCTTCCTGCGGGATTTCCACCCGACCCACCTGCTTCATGCGTTTCTTGCCTTCCTTCTGCTTTTCCAGCAACTTCTTCTTGCGGCTGACGTCGCCACCGTAGCACTTGGCGAGCACATTTTTGCGCAACGCCTTCACAGTTGAACGCGCGATGATCTGCGCGCCGATCGCAGCCTGGATGGCCACATCAAACTGCTGCCGCGGAATCAGATCCTTCATCCGCTCGACCAGATCGCGGCCGCGACGGTCGGCATGGCTGCGGTGCACGATCAGGCTGAGCGCATCGACCCGATCGCCGTTGATCAGAACGTCGGTACGCACGAACGGGCCGGCCTCGAAACGGTCGAAGTGATAGTCCATCGAGGCATAGCCACGCGACACCGACTTCAATCGGTCGAAGAAATCCATCACCACTTCAGCCAGCGGCATTTCGTAGCTGATCTGCACCTGGCTGGCCAGATACTGGATCGAGCGCTGTACGCCGCGCTTTTCCTCGCACAAGGTGATCACGTTGCCGATGTAGTCCGGTGGCGTGAGGATGTTGGCAATGATGATGGGCTCGCGGATTTCCTGCACCAGGCTGGTATTGGTCGGCAACTTGGCCGGGTTGTCCAGCAGCATGGTGGTTCCATCGCTTTTCAGGATCTCGTACACCACGGTCGGTGCAGTGGTGATCAGATCCAGGTCGTATTCGCGTTCCAGTCGCTCCTGCACGATTTCCATGTGCAGCATGCCGAGGAAGCCGCAACGAAAGCCAAAGCCCATCGCCTCGGATGATTCCGGCTCGAAGAACAGCGCCGCGTCGTTCAGGCGCAGCTTGTCCAGTGCCTCGCGCATCGCCGGATAATCATCCGACGAGATCGGAAACAAACCGGCGAACACCCGCGGCTGCATGTGTTGAAAACCCGGCAACGCCTTGTCGGCCGGTTTGCCGGCGTGGGTCAGCGTATCGCCGACCGGTGCACCATGGACGTCCTTGATCGACGCATTGATCCAGCCCACTTCACCCGCACCCAGCTTGTCCAGCTTCTTGCGCTTGGGTGTGAATACGCCAACGTCGCCGACTTCATGCGTGCGGCCGGTGGACATCACCAGCAGCTTGTCGCCAGGTTTGATTTCACCCTGCATCACGCGCACCAGCGACACCACGCCCAGGTAGTTGTCGAACCAGGAGTCGATGATCAGCGCCTGCAGCTTGTCGGTGTCGCGCGGTTTCGGCGGCGGAATGCGGGCGACGATCGCTTCCAGCACTTCGATCACGTTCAGCCCGGTCTTCGCGCTGATTGCCACCGCATCCGTCGCATCGACGCCAATCACCGCCTCGATCTCGAGCTTCACTTTCTCGACGTCGGCCGTAGGCAGGTCAATCTTGTTGAGCACGGGCACCACTTCCAGGCCCATCTCCACGGCGGTGTAGCAGTTCGCCACGGACTGTGCTTCGACGCCTTGCGCCGCGTCAACCACCAACAACGCGCCCTCGCAGGCCGCCAGCGAGCGGCTGACCTCGTAGGAAAAGTCAACGTGGCCAGGCGTGTCGATGAAGTTCAACTGATAGGTCTTGCCGTCGCGCGCGGTGTACGGCAGGGATACCGACTGTGCCTTGATGGTGATGCCACGCTCTCGCTCGATCGGGTTGGTGTCCAGTACCTGCGCTTCCATCTCGCGGTCGGCCAAGCCACCACAGATCTGGATGATGCGATCAGCGAGAGTCGACTTGCCGTGATCGATATGGGCAATGATGGAGAAGTTGCGGATCAATTCCATGGAACGCTGACGGCCTGTGTTCGGGCTGGGGCTGGCGCCGTGCGATGGCACGGCGACGCCGCCAAGAGGCGACGCTAACCCGGCATTATCGCATGGGATTGTGCTGATCAGGCGATCCGGGCTGGCGCCGTCGCTACCGGGCAGGAGCGACGGCGCCAGCTCAATGCCTGAGCTAGCTCAACGACCCGCCGGTACCGTCAGTCCGACAAAGTTGCTCTGCTCACCACGACGCACCAGCAACAACACCGTACTGCCCGCCTTGACGCCCTTCGTGGCCGCCTCGAACTCAGCCACGCTGCCCACTTTCTGCTGATTCACCATGGTGATCACGTCACCCGCCTGCAGACCGGCCTGCGCCGCCACCGGGCCAGTGATGTCAGCAATAACCACGCCCTGCCCCGATTTCAGCCCCAGTTGGCTGCGCGTGTCGCTGTCGATCGACTGCACCGACAAGCCCAGTGCTGCCGAACCAGCCTTGCTGGCCGACGAGCCCGCCGCAACGTTGTTGACCGCATTGCGATCGCGCGTGGCTTCGCTGATGGCGACCTGAAGCGTCTGCTTCTTGCCGTTGCGCAGGATTTCCACCGGCACCGTGCTGCCCGGCTTGGTCATGCCGACCAGCGGCGGCAGGTCCGACGCCTGCAGCAACGGCTGGTTGTTGTAGCTGAGAATGATGTCACCAGGCTGGATGCCGGCCTTGGCCGCACCGCTGTCCGGCGTTACATCGACCACTGCAGCACCGGTGCCATTGTCAAGCTTGAACGCCTTGATGATGTCGTCATCGACCGGCTGCATGGTCACACCCAACATGCCGCGCGAGACATAGCCCTTGGTTTTGAGCTGCTGCACGGCACTCATCGCCACATCGATCGGGATCGAGAACGACACACCGAGATAGTCGCCGGTGTTGGAGTAGATCTGCGAATTGACGCCGACCACGCGGCCTTGCAGGTCGAACAGCGGGCCACCGGAATTGCCGCGATTGATCGGCACGTCGGTCTGAATGAACGAGGTATACGGCTGGTCACGCTGGCCCAGGTTGCGCCCAACCGCACTGACGATGCCCTGGGTCACGGTGTAATCGAAGCCGAACGGCGAACCAATCGCCAGCACCCACTGACCCGGTTTCAGGTTGCGCGAGTCACCCAGATCTACCGCCGGAAGATCGCTGCCGGCATCGACCTTGAGCAGGGCAATGTCATAGGTCGGGTCGGTACCGACGACCTTCGCGGTCAGGGTACGCCGGTCCTGCAGGCGCACGGTCACCTGGTCGGCATGGTCGACCACGTGGTTGTTGGTGAGAATGTAGCCATCATGGGAGATGATGAAACCCGAACCCAGCGAGGTGTGCTTCTGCTGCTGCGGCGACGGCATCATCGGCATGCCGAAGAAGCGACGAAATATTTCCGCCTGCGGGTCGTTTGATGGCGGCTGACCCGGCATCATCCGGCGGCTGCCGGGGGATGACTCGCCCGTGTACTTCGCCTCCACGTGGACCACAGCCGGCGCGTTCTTCTGCACGATGCCGGTGAAATCCGGTAGCGTCGCGCTGGTCGGGGTCTGCGCCTGCACACCGCCAGTACTGGCGACGACCAACAGGGCACAACACGCCACACGGCGCAGAATGGAATGATTCATGGCTCCTCCTCGGATTGACTGCGGCCTTGCAGGCCGCCAAAAAATGGTCCTGGAATGGCTTGGGTGACAGGCAGACGGTAAACCGAGCGATCGCAGAGGGATCAGCTCACACCGATACTGCGGCTCGCGGAGGAGCCGGTCATGCTGCAAGCCAAGACCCGTCTGCGGAAACTACCCGCCGACCCGCAACTATTGCGCGACGGCAGAAGTTCCCGGCAACCGCGCGGGCACGCGCTGTTGCGGATCGAGCAGCAACAGGTAGCTTCCGTCGTTGTTTTCCAACGTACGATAACGCGGCATCGACGGGTAACCCGACAATCGTCGCGCATAGACGGGCTGACTCTGATCGAACGGCGAGCCCAGAGTGGCGGAGGCTTGCTGACTGAGCAGCCCAGCGGAATTTCCGCTGAGCCACGGCGGTACGGCGGCCGGCGCGACGGGCTGACTCGCAGGCGCAACGCCGGCAACCGCCTGAGTCTGCTGCACGCTGGTAGAAGCAGCCACCTGATCAAGACTGCTGGTGTCTGCACGGGGTTGCGCCACCATCAACGCTGCTGCAGCAACGCTGGCAGCGATAGCGCCACCGGCAGACCAGCGCAACCAGTGACGGTGTCGGGCTGGCGCCATGCCGGTAACTACCGGCTCCTGTTCAATGGCAAGCATCACCCGCGCAGCAAAACCGCTACTGGCCAGCGCCGGCAACTCATGACGCAAGCTGTCGCGGGCGGTGTGGTAACGAGCCCAGTCCTGCTGCAAGGAGGCATCGTGATCGAGGCTGCGCAGCAGGAATCGCAGCTGCTCCTTCGACAACTCGCCATCGATGCCTGCAGAGAGATTCTCTCGTGTGTTCTGATTCATGCCTGCCTGTTTCATGTCTGATCCTCAGCGGTCCGACAAAAGTGGCCGCAGCTTCTCGTCAATTGCCTCGCGCGCCCGGAAGATGCGCGAACGCACCGTACCGATCGGGCAGCCCATCGCTTCGGCAATTTCATCGTAGCTGAGGCCATCCACTTCACGCAGCGTAATGGCGGTCCGCAGCTCTTCGGGCAGTGCTTGGACAGTGGAATACACGGATTGTTCAATTTCCTGACGCATCAACTCGCGCTCCGGCGTGGCACTGTCGTGCATGCGTTCGGCGCCTGCCATGAATTCGGCGTCGTCGGCGTCAATATCGCCCGAAGGGGGCCGCCGCCCCAGCGCCACCAGATGATTCTTCGCCGTGTTCACCGCAATTTT
Coding sequences within:
- the era gene encoding GTPase Era, coding for MKHPLDSADGSLPHDDFRCGTVALAGRPNVGKSTLLNALIGFRLSIISPRPQTTRHRILGINTNDAGQIMYVDTPGLHRGAKRAMNRSLNRAARSAISDVDLVVQVIEAGRFTDEDEALYAALVEQSSPRLLVINKVDLNKDKTVMLPFVTELVAKHSYDEIHYISALKKQGLKELEQAILKRLPVGPPVFGQDEVTDRSERFLAAEMVREQLMLRLDQELPYATTVEIEQFTDRPDGIAEIHAIIWVERDGQKAIVIGNGGVQLKAIGSNARRHMERMFERKVFLKLWVKVREGWVDDENMLKKFGYTD
- the rnc gene encoding ribonuclease III is translated as MDLNYRFRDPALAELALTHRSMGKPNNERLEFLGDALLGAIIAEMLYEVHPKASEGELSRLRAQLVNGQALAVVARELELGDGLKLGTGELKSGGFRRESILADAFEATLAAVFLDGGFDACRATVRGLFAERIAALHRSSKDAKTRLQEWLQAKGLPLPQYELVASRGEDHAKTFDVTCTIVEPVAFVAEAHGGSRRAAEQDAAEIVLNQLLEQQRPA
- a CDS encoding DUF4845 domain-containing protein produces the protein MKSKQSGVTLIGFLFILGIVAFFAYMAMKLVPSYSEYMGVVKAMDQLASEGTTGKSLDEVRRDLLRKMDFQYVDDAVVRPEDITIKKNAGGASDLQVAYDKDIPFMYNIDFLLHFEKSIPLKGNVGE
- the lepB gene encoding signal peptidase I; this encodes MDFDFSAILLGLTVVFGVIWGLDRLFLYKQRKARLDAAGSEYHDPVVVDWSRSLFPVVLVVLLLRSFVAEPFRIPSGSMMPTLDVGDFILVNKFAYGLRLPAFNNKVISLGEPKRGDVVVFRFPGYLCPVDGKLVRSGDMSCNDPNAPVPSQNWIKRVIGLPGDTIDVHGDELLVNGERVTADRIGPYVGNPQRTVDQIMLNMGATVWTEHLGSVNHMIARMPAYNTPNSIPNDRVPSKVPAGCYLVMGDNRNDSLDGRWWGCMPEQNLAGKAFLIWMSWKGWGTGGVDFSRIGTVIH
- the lepA gene encoding translation elongation factor 4, which gives rise to MELIRNFSIIAHIDHGKSTLADRIIQICGGLADREMEAQVLDTNPIERERGITIKAQSVSLPYTARDGKTYQLNFIDTPGHVDFSYEVSRSLAACEGALLVVDAAQGVEAQSVANCYTAVEMGLEVVPVLNKIDLPTADVEKVKLEIEAVIGVDATDAVAISAKTGLNVIEVLEAIVARIPPPKPRDTDKLQALIIDSWFDNYLGVVSLVRVMQGEIKPGDKLLVMSTGRTHEVGDVGVFTPKRKKLDKLGAGEVGWINASIKDVHGAPVGDTLTHAGKPADKALPGFQHMQPRVFAGLFPISSDDYPAMREALDKLRLNDAALFFEPESSEAMGFGFRCGFLGMLHMEIVQERLEREYDLDLITTAPTVVYEILKSDGTTMLLDNPAKLPTNTSLVQEIREPIIIANILTPPDYIGNVITLCEEKRGVQRSIQYLASQVQISYEMPLAEVVMDFFDRLKSVSRGYASMDYHFDRFEAGPFVRTDVLINGDRVDALSLIVHRSHADRRGRDLVERMKDLIPRQQFDVAIQAAIGAQIIARSTVKALRKNVLAKCYGGDVSRKKKLLEKQKEGKKRMKQVGRVEIPQEAFLAVLRVDK
- a CDS encoding Do family serine endopeptidase; translation: MNHSILRRVACCALLVVASTGGVQAQTPTSATLPDFTGIVQKNAPAVVHVEAKYTGESSPGSRRMMPGQPPSNDPQAEIFRRFFGMPMMPSPQQQKHTSLGSGFIISHDGYILTNNHVVDHADQVTVRLQDRRTLTAKVVGTDPTYDIALLKVDAGSDLPAVDLGDSRNLKPGQWVLAIGSPFGFDYTVTQGIVSAVGRNLGQRDQPYTSFIQTDVPINRGNSGGPLFDLQGRVVGVNSQIYSNTGDYLGVSFSIPIDVAMSAVQQLKTKGYVSRGMLGVTMQPVDDDIIKAFKLDNGTGAAVVDVTPDSGAAKAGIQPGDIILSYNNQPLLQASDLPPLVGMTKPGSTVPVEILRNGKKQTLQVAISEATRDRNAVNNVAAGSSASKAGSAALGLSVQSIDSDTRSQLGLKSGQGVVIADITGPVAAQAGLQAGDVITMVNQQKVGSVAEFEAATKGVKAGSTVLLLVRRGEQSNFVGLTVPAGR
- a CDS encoding sigma-E factor negative regulatory protein, which translates into the protein MKQAGMNQNTRENLSAGIDGELSKEQLRFLLRSLDHDASLQQDWARYHTARDSLRHELPALASSGFAARVMLAIEQEPVVTGMAPARHRHWLRWSAGGAIAASVAAAALMVAQPRADTSSLDQVAASTSVQQTQAVAGVAPASQPVAPAAVPPWLSGNSAGLLSQQASATLGSPFDQSQPVYARRLSGYPSMPRYRTLENNDGSYLLLLDPQQRVPARLPGTSAVAQ
- the rpoE gene encoding RNA polymerase sigma factor RpoE, whose amino-acid sequence is MTALTTDTARLGENELDRALVERVQQGDKRAFDLLVRKYQHKLIGLVSRYVRTHAECEDIAQESFIRAWRAIGSFRGDSAFYTWLYKIAVNTAKNHLVALGRRPPSGDIDADDAEFMAGAERMHDSATPERELMRQEIEQSVYSTVQALPEELRTAITLREVDGLSYDEIAEAMGCPIGTVRSRIFRAREAIDEKLRPLLSDR